In Flavobacteriales bacterium, one genomic interval encodes:
- a CDS encoding T9SS type A sorting domain-containing protein codes for MRWLLEQQDTVTVLYDFSLAVSDTAYYDYYYDFGHTVVLSTDTVDLDGRTRKRLFLSNEDVWVEGIGSLEGIRRPYWTTPLGCSDPVYTFCGNYLDSNQVAYAICNDILLETTFAEKQLFSIAPNPSTGEFAILGTLSNDAYQIRDVTGRLVLSGITTEKRTEIDLTHVNAGTYFVVLEHATLKVMVE; via the coding sequence TTGAGATGGCTTCTAGAACAACAGGATACAGTAACTGTATTGTATGACTTTAGCCTCGCCGTTAGCGATACTGCCTATTACGACTACTACTATGATTTTGGACATACGGTCGTGCTATCCACAGATACCGTTGATTTGGATGGGCGTACAAGGAAAAGGTTATTCTTGTCTAATGAAGATGTCTGGGTCGAAGGCATTGGCAGTCTAGAAGGAATTCGTCGCCCATATTGGACAACGCCGCTAGGATGCAGTGATCCCGTTTATACGTTCTGCGGAAACTATTTAGACAGTAACCAAGTAGCCTATGCAATATGCAATGATATTTTACTTGAAACTACATTCGCGGAAAAGCAATTGTTTTCCATAGCCCCGAACCCATCTACCGGTGAGTTCGCTATTCTAGGGACGCTTTCCAATGATGCATACCAGATCCGTGATGTTACGGGACGGTTGGTATTAAGTGGAATTACGACCGAAAAGCGGACAGAGATCGACCTAACTCACGTGAATGCAGGTACTTATTTCGTGGTGCTTGAACATGCTACGTTGAAGGTTATGGTAGAGTAA
- a CDS encoding metallophosphoesterase family protein encodes MRIGLLSDTHSWLDPRIRTHFTECDEIWHAGDIGTEAVADELESWKPVRAITSVSYSTITFNVACSSTTK; translated from the coding sequence ATGCGTATCGGTCTATTAAGCGACACACATAGCTGGCTGGATCCGCGAATAAGAACGCATTTCACGGAGTGTGATGAGATCTGGCATGCGGGTGATATTGGAACGGAAGCGGTTGCGGATGAGCTCGAGAGTTGGAAACCGGTTCGTGCCATCACTAGCGTTTCTTACTCTACCATAACCTTCAACGTAGCATGTTCAAGCACCACGAAATAA
- the truA gene encoding tRNA pseudouridine(38-40) synthase TruA — MEIMPRYFLEVTYDGTPYRGWQRQPADPSVQETVELALRKALRLPALHVVGCGRTDTGVHATEYYLHFEAPTDRIINERFAHRISSMLPESIAVRRMIIVPDDAHARFSATERGYKYLINRRKDPFLANRSYMLFPALDIEAMNKACSYLIGKQDFSSFCKAGADNKTMICDVREAIWKETKEGYVFRIKADRFLRNMVRACVGTCIRIGKGEATADSMKAVLAAMDRSAAGKSVPARGLYLEHVLYPFIIPEDPNLQVDFNR; from the coding sequence ATGGAGATCATGCCCCGATATTTTCTGGAAGTTACGTATGACGGTACACCATACCGCGGCTGGCAAAGGCAACCTGCGGATCCTAGTGTTCAGGAAACCGTCGAACTAGCGTTGCGTAAAGCGTTGCGACTTCCTGCACTCCACGTGGTAGGCTGCGGACGCACGGATACCGGTGTTCACGCCACGGAGTATTATCTGCATTTCGAAGCACCTACGGACCGCATCATCAACGAGCGTTTCGCACATCGTATCAGTAGCATGCTTCCGGAAAGTATTGCTGTTCGGCGTATGATCATAGTGCCCGATGATGCCCATGCTCGTTTCAGTGCCACCGAACGTGGTTACAAATACTTGATCAATCGCCGTAAGGACCCGTTCTTGGCTAACAGGTCGTACATGCTTTTCCCTGCGTTGGACATTGAAGCGATGAACAAAGCATGTTCCTATTTGATCGGGAAACAGGACTTCAGTAGCTTCTGCAAAGCAGGTGCAGACAACAAGACCATGATCTGCGATGTGCGTGAGGCGATCTGGAAAGAAACCAAGGAAGGCTATGTATTCCGGATCAAGGCTGATCGATTTCTGCGCAACATGGTGCGGGCCTGCGTTGGTACTTGTATCCGGATCGGAAAAGGCGAAGCAACTGCCGACTCAATGAAGGCGGTGTTGGCGGCGATGGATCGCAGCGCCGCTGGAAAAAGTGTACCTGCGCGTGGTCTCTATTTGGAACATGTCCTGTACCCGTTCATCATTCCGGAGGA